The nucleotide window CTAATTGGCCTTCTCGGTGACCGGTCGACAGCTGAGAGGCTCTCTGCTCTACTTCAGGATGAGAGGACCAAGCGCGCATCATTGTTCGAGCAGTCTTACACAGCAATGTACATTCGAGAGGAGCCGAATGTTCTACTGGACAAAGACATTTTTTCCTTGGACCGTGCAATGATCGCTTTTATCTCGATCTACCCTAGCAACGAAGTGGCGATCCGGAATTTGAGCACCTGGAGTGATGTACTTGCAGACATCAAGAGCCGGAACGTCACGGATGACGCTGACCTTATTTTCAATACGCTGCTCATCTGCAACGCATACACCAATTCAGTTTCTACAGCGATCCTTGAGGAGTGGCTGAGGTCAACGTTGTGGGGTTTGCCGGTTTCTGCTGCGCATTTCCTGACAAACTCGAGAACACGCGAAGTGAAGGTAGCTGGGATTACCGTTTTATGCGGGCTCCTTCACGTTGTTGGATCGGCTGCACTGCCTACCGGCCTCCATGACACTCTCATGAGGTGGGGTACCAGCGAAGTATCTGAGGCCGAGGATCCGCAACTCAAAGAGCATCTTGTGCGGCTTATTGGGAAGACCACGTCATGCTACCCCGGCCAGCTCTCTGCGGTTGCGACAGAAGCTCTAAAGGCTGCAAACGCTGCGTTGCGAAGCGACGTCTTTGGCGACTCCGCTTACTACTTTTCTGCCATGGCTTTCGATCTATGTAGCGTTCTTGGTGCGATTCCAAACTGCGCGGCATTTTTTCGCATTGATACATTGTCACAGCTCATGGCACAGGCGGAGAACACAATAGACAAGTCGGAGGCTACTATTCATCTCTTCCAAGCACTCGTTCAACTACCAGCAGAGATTTTTTCAGGGATCTTTTCTTCTGCCATCAAGATCGTGTACAGCTGGCAACAGGCTGCGGTGCACTACCCTGGAACAAAGGAAGCGATTCAGTCGTTTTTGTTTCATGCCAGAAAGACATGCCCTAGTATGTTTCAGTCAATTCTTGAGGGTCTTCCTGCGGCTTTCCGAAACATGCTCGTATCTTTTTACCAGCTGCAGTaaggggagaaaaagaaggtTAAGCTTCTTGTTTAAATAAAGCTGGTCTCTTTTCCTATGCCTCTTAGAAGCTACCGCACCAATGTTCTCAAAATGCCTCacatgttttttttttttcaaaaaGCGAGTTCATTGTCAATCTACCCCCTTTCAGGAGGCAAACTAACAAGATGTGGCTCTTCTTACGCCACCGCTATGTTCATTTCCTGTCTCTTTTGGAATATGATATCTCGTGACACTATCTTCCTGTGCTCCAGCGTTCGTATCTACTTGTTTCTCATTCCCTTTCTTACTCCTTTTCCTCAACTCTGCATTCGACTGCTGCAGTTTCATTGCTAAAAAGAAAAGCTACACAAGCAGCGACGACGTGCCACTGTTTGAAAATGCGAAGGTACATCAAGGATGCGACCCTGGTCGTCAACCGACGAACATTTGTGCTTCGCGTGAATGTCGGGCCTCTATCCCACTGTCAAACGACGCTGATTGTGGCGCCAGAGTTCCTTCAGAGGCGCGCGTACTATCCCGGCCCTGGGGCCTAtcctccgccaccgccgccaccaccactacaaTCGCACTACGCACAACCTATGTGGAGTCCATATAATGTCACGTATccagctccaccacctcccctgcCGCAAGGAGGTGTGTCCTACGGCCAGACCCAGCCGCCGCTTCCAAGCGATCTGGGTACAAAGGAAAGGCCGATTGTGGTCGTTTCAGCCCCGCAGAAGGCTTCCTGGGCCACCCGCTTTTGGATGTTCTTGCTCTTCGGAATTGCTCTTAGCTGTTTTATCAGCCTGGTCGAGGAGTTCAACGATCGCTTTCAGGACGGCCAGTCTGCAAACAAGTCAGGATTTGCGCGCTCTGGCATATCTGGCTTGTTCGGCTCTGTCGACGTGAAACCGGTTAATCTGGATAACTTGGAGGTTACGTTTGACAGCATTCGCGGATGCGAtgaggcgaagaaggagctggaggagattGTGGAGTTTCTGAAGGACCCCGAGAAGTTCTACAACTTAGGTGGCCGGCTGCCAAAAGGTGCGCTGCTCACCGGTCCGCCAGGGTGCGGGAAAACCATGCTGGCAAAGGCGATTGCCAAGGAGGCCGGCGTGAGCTTCTTCTACGCCACCGGGAGTGAGTTCGATGAGATGTTTGTTGGCGTTGGCGCCCGCCGCGTTCGCGAGCTTTTCGCAGCCGCAAAGGCCAACTCGCCAGCTTTAATTTTCATCGACGAGGTGGACGCGTTAGGCGGTCGCCGCTCTCGTTCTGACCACAGCACCTCTCGCATGACGTTGAACCAGCTCTTAGCAGAGATGGACGGCTTCGACTCCGATGATGCCGTTATTGTTCTCGCTGCCACGAACACCCCTGAAACGCTGGATAAGGCACTCACGCGCCCCGGTCGTCTGGACACAACCATCACCGTTGACCCCCCGGATATGAAAGGACGTGCGGAGGTGGTTCAGGTGTACCTTGACAAGATTAAGACAGACAGTACGGTCAGTGCAATGGACATTGCACGCGGAACAACTGGCTTCACAGGTGCCGAGCTCAGCAACTTGGTGAATCTGGCAGCCATACGGGCCGCGGTGCTGAACAAGACGAAGGTGAGCAGCGAAGAGATAGAGTACGCCAAGGACCGCGTCATGATGGGGGCCGAGAGCAAGAAGATCgtgccggaggaggagcgtcgTGTGACTGCGTTCCATGAGGGTGGCCATGCTTTGAGTGCGATCTTGCTGAGGGACGAGGGTGCCGATCCTGTGCACAAGGCAACCATCGTTCCCCGCGGCAACGGCATAATGGGActcgtccagcagcagccagaGAGGGATAAGTACAGTCAAAGCAAGCGCCAGTGCCTAGCGCGCCtgaaggtgtgtgtggcgggACGCGTCGGCGAAGAGATTCTTTTGGGCCCTGACGACATCACGACTGGTGCAGGTTCCGATTTTCAGCAGGCCACAAACATGGCCCGTCACATGGTGCGACAGTTTGGGTTCAGTGACGCCATGGGCTTCGTCGACTATGGAACTCCCGATACGGCCGAAGGCGCCTACATATCAGATGAGACGAAACTCAAAATCGAAAAAGAGGTGCATCGCCTTGTTGAGCGGGCCTACGTCGAAACCAAGGAGCTTCTTCTTAGCCATCGCGCCGATCTGGAGGCTATCGCTAACAACCTGCTCAAGTATGAAACTCTCAGTGGCAAGGATCTTGAGAAGATTTTGAAGGGCGAGGCTATCCCAGAGCGACCTCCGCGCCTCTCACATGCTGCGGAAAGCAaggctgcaccgccacgagGCGGAAACAGTGACCAGCCAAGCGGTCAGAGAACCATTCCAATCTCATAGCATTTTTGTGACAGATCGGTGCTGAGCATGGGAGTGGCTCACAGCACTGCAAGGCTGCCCCAGTGCGCTGGAACGCACCGAACCTCTTTTCTCTGAGAGCCGGAAGATTTCTattgtatgcgtgtgtgtgtatactAATCAAGTTTCTCCATCTAACTTTTTCTCATTTTCGCATCTCGCTTTTCACGACGCTGTCCGCCTTGTTGTGTTTCTCTACAGTCGACAGCTTTCAGAGAGCTGTTTCTGGTTTTCATATTGCTGAGTgcattttcttttttcgtGTGTGCCCCCTACTCTCTCCTGTATGTCGTGTGTATGTCTACACTGTGGCTCCTGAGCTTTTGTGTTTCGTGTCCTTTTCCGAGACATGCAAGAGGCGGTGGgcgcgcttctcttttctctttccaaGCGAAAAAATGGCGGCAATTCTTAAGCGTACAGGCCACACTCTCAtaggaagaagagcagcgtGCCGCTTGATCGTTGCGCACTCTGTTTAGCTAGCAGGAGTGTAGTATACCTCGCCAGGGAAAGACACTAAAATGCTTTCAACATTTCCATCTTCTGGAATCCTCTACTGGTGCTACTGTGTCTCTGCCAAACATACTGTGCTTGTGGAAGTGCCAAGGAAGCCATGGCGTCTTGGTGTTTCTTCTGTATTACACAGTCTGTTTCCATGAAAATGTTCGAAACTGAAGAAGCCAATAAGAGGCGGCAGATAAACGGGTCGGGGCACGTACAGCATGTCAGTACTTTTTTCAGTGCAACAGGCAGGAACGGCAGGGCCACACAAAACGAGGCGTACTGTGAAATCaagagaagctgcgcagTCGGGCTTAGCTCAGCAAGTTCTTATTTGGTCCACATGCCAGCGCTCATCTCCTCATCATGGTCCTCATTTCATTGGCCAACCCTTCCTTCAGCTTTCTCCACCTTCGGTTTCCATCCGCTTCACTAGAAGTTCTCGCAGGAGAGCAATAGGTATAGAACACAGTGGATTCAGTAGTGACTTTGGCACcgctctacacacacacactacacGTCTCAAGAATGATGAGGAGGGCAAGGAGTGGAAGCTCTACCCGATGCCTCTCCCTATCGTATAAGGGATGTATTGGATATCCAACACAGTGGAGTTCGTTGCGCCACCAGTCGCAGAACTCCCTCGGCGGGTCGCGCGACCGCCAGCGTGGCCAGCCAAACGCTGACCCTAACACCGGTTCCCAAATATCTGTCGTGGAGTCACCTGATCTTACACCGCACCTTCAGTTCGGACTCAACAACCTCGAGCACGTCAAGTTGCCTGACATGTCCGATGAGgctcggcggcgcagcgacatTGACAAGGAGCGTGAGATGCGAGCAAAGTTTGGCCAGTATGGCCCCGGCGAGAGGTTGACAAAGAGCTCTCCGCAGATGCGGCGCGAcatgctggaggagcagcaggacATCGATGGTCTACCCTGGGAGGTTCGGTGGCGTAAGTCTCTTATCCCGACCTCGGAGGAGGTAATTCAGGATATCCGCGATCGCTTCGACTTGTTCATCCAGGATCCTATCGAGCGTGAGCAGGAGTGGTATCTGCACTGGAAGGACCGGTCTTTCAAAATTCAAAAAGATCGGATGATATGGCCGCAGGGCTACACGGACTACCTAGATCACTACGACGAAAATGGTCGCCGTCGCGTGCTGCCTACCGATCAGCGGTGGTCCGACTCTTCCTGGAAGCACCTCGCTGACACCCGCTACAAAGACCGCATGTGGCTCATCGAGGGCGAGGAGCGCAAAGCCGTTCACCAGAGCTTGCAAACGGACTGGGCACTGttgaaagaagaggagcagcgtcAGTCTGAAATGGCCGACGTCTACCACGGCATTCTCTCTGGTGTCGTTGACCTCGATCCAGACCAGACATACCAGGCACTCTCTGGTACTGCTGATCCTCTCGAGGTGGCCAAGACAAAGATGAAACTGCAGGCTTACGGGGCGCATCAGGCCCTCAcggcagggaagggagaacTCAACCCCGCACAAATCGATCCGATATCTGGCTTTCCTAAGGCAGATATGGAACCACTTCCAACCGGGATTACTGTGGAGCAGGGCGCCGCTATCGCGACTCAGGCGTGCATTCAGTACGAGATGCTGGAGCAAGGGGCGGAGGCCTCGCGGCAGGCTGGCCACGACCCAGTAGTAGCAGCGGTGAAGGCGCACCACACAACGTCGAAGCAGTACGGCGACCGTCCAAtgctgcgtgcgcaggtTGAGGCAAATATCAAGAAAGTCAAGGAGCTTGAGGCTGAGCGACAGATGCTGGAACCCGGGAAAACGACTCGTGCCCTGACTGACGGAGAGACGGTGGGAAAGATCGAGGCTTTGCTTCTTgcggaggcagcggaagTGCAGCCAGAAGTTTCTCAGACCCACCTCAAAGCGTCTGCGACACCGGCCGAGTCAGTGCCAGGAGCTGTTGAGGCGTCTACGTCGGCAGGGTTTATCCACATCACTGAGAGACCGCAAAACGCGGAACCAGACGTACCAAGCGAGCTTTTTCGTGTTCCACACTCCAGAGAGCTGAATGAGATGCCGAAATGGTATCGAGAGACTCTCGTCGAGACGGAACCGATGATTCGACAGTATAGCATGGTGCACGACCCCCTGGAGGAGAAACAGCCAGAAAAGGAGTACTACcttcctccgccgctgcgcgacagtgACCGGGTGACGCTGGACGACGCCCCGTCAGGTGAGTCTGCGTTTGATGAAATGAAGATGCATAAACTCAAGTCTTTGCCGGAGCTGGTAGCCGGGTACAAGCCGCTTCCGTTGTTTCGCGAGGTTGCGAAGGATGGCTCGCTTGAGGGTGCTACTGAGGCACAGGAAAAGGagatgaaggagaagaagcttGTGAACAAGGACGGTAAACCTCTGAAGAAGTCGGAGCGCCAGCGGCTCGAGCGccaggagcggctgcgcaaGTCAAAGCTGTCGTACGACTCCGATATTCTACTGCCCAATTTGCCGTGGGAGACAGACTCCATTGTGGATCCGTACCGTGGTGTCGATGCCGTGGATGCAGTCAAGTTCGACAAGGAGGACCTCGAGAAGACGTGGCGGGCTTATCGAGACGCATTTCAGCAGGCTCTGACTGAATTCGGGAACCTTACTCAGGTGACGAGCGAGGACAAGTGCGAGAAGATGCTGTACGACACAATGGAGCGCTTCCGCGAAGGGAGCATCGGCGATCATCCAGATGTGCCCaaggagcaggaggaagTGTTTCGCCTTATCTTCGAGGCCCACACGAAGCACTTTCTCGCCGACTTCTACAAGTTCAAGGGGAATCGCACCACCGAGGCGAACACCGTTAAGGCAGAGGCAGACGAGATTCTTCGACGCGCATCTGCGAAGAGCAAGCTGCTAGGAAGAAACTTCATGAATTTT belongs to Leishmania braziliensis MHOM/BR/75/M2904 complete genome, chromosome 36 and includes:
- a CDS encoding putative mitochondrial ATP-dependent zinc metallopeptidase, with the translated sequence MFLLFGIALSCFISLVEEFNDRFQDGQSANKSGFARSGISGLFGSVDVKPVNLDNLEVTFDSIRGCDEAKKELEEIVEFLKDPEKFYNLGGRLPKGALLTGPPGCGKTMLAKAIAKEAGVSFFYATGSEFDEMFVGVGARRVRELFAAAKANSPALIFIDEVDALGGRRSRSDHSTSRMTLNQLLAEMDGFDSDDAVIVLAATNTPETLDKALTRPGRLDTTITVDPPDMKGRAEVVQVYLDKIKTDSTVSAMDIARGTTGFTGAELSNLVNLAAIRAAVLNKTKVSSEEIEYAKDRVMMGAESKKIVPEEERRVTAFHEGGHALSAILLRDEGADPVHKATIVPRGNGIMGLVQQQPERDKYSQSKRQCLARLKVCVAGRVGEEILLGPDDITTGAGSDFQQATNMARHMVRQFGFSDAMGFVDYGTPDTAEGAYISDETKLKIEKEVHRLVERAYVETKELLLSHRADLEAIANNLLKYETLSGKDLEKILKGEAIPERPPRLSHAAESKAAPPRGGNSDQPSGQRTIPIS